The genomic stretch CTGCCTCTGGCATGCAGCGGCTGCTGCTCGCCGTGCCGCCGAGCCAGCCCGGCCGGCAGACCTCCACTTAGCTACCCGGGAGGTGTCAGGGAGGGGGATCGAGgagggggatttttttccttctactttttttttttttttttttttttttttttttggcgtgCCTTGCAGTACGTGCCTGGATAGTTTGTGGATATAATTACTGACTGGAATCTGGGCTGTTGCAGTTGtatgtggcgggggggggaagagagggatacaggagaaaagaaagagtccccccctccccccttcgccgaccctccctgctccccttccccgcATTTTTCCCCCCCGCTTTGGTGGTGGTTCGGACATTTCATGTATTGAATGAACTGGAATTGTTTTCGGTGTGAGGAGGATGGTTGCTGTTACTTTGTGATGAGATCGGGAATGAATCGCTCGgtttaaaaatgctgctttggaTTCTGTTGCTGGAGACGTCTCTTTGTTTTGCTGCTGGAAACGTTACAGGGGACGTTTGCAAAGAGAAGATCTGTGCCTGCAACGAGGTAGAAGGGGATTTGCACGTAGACTGTGAGAAAAAGGGATTTACCACCCTGCAACATTTCACCGCCCCAACTTCCCAGTTTTACCATTTATTCCTGCATGGAAATTCCCTGACTCGACTTTTCCCTAATGAGTTTGCTAACTTTTACAATGCAGTCAGTTTGCACATGGAAAACAACGGTTTGCATGAGATTGTTCCTGGGGCTTTCCTTGGGCTGCAGCTGGTGAAACGCTTGCACATAAACAACAACAAGATCAAATCGTTCAGGAAGCAGACTTTCCTGGGGCTGGACGATTTGGAGTATCTCCAGGCAGATTTTAATCTATTGCGGGATATTGACCCGGGAGCATTTAGGGACCTAAACAAGCTAGAGGTGCTGATTTTAAATGATAATCTCATCAGCACCTTGCCCCCCAACGTGTTTCAGTACGTGCCGATCACCCACCTCGACCTCCGGGGAAACCGTCTTAAAACCTTGCCTTACGAGGAGGTCCTGGAGCAGATCCCAGGCATTGCTGAAATCCTGCTAGAGGATAACCCCTGGGACTGCACTTGCGATCTGCTATCGTTGAAGGAATGGCTGGAAAACATACCCAAAAACGCTTTGATCGGCAGAGTGATTTGTGAGGCTCCCACTAGGTTGCAGGGCAAAGATTTAAATGAGACCACAGAGCAAGAGCTGTGCAAAAAGAGCAGAGTGGATTCTAGTCTAGCTGCTCCCCCTGCCGAAGAAGAAACCTGCGATCCTGGTCCCATTCCAACCCCCTTTAAAATACATGGCAAAGAAGACCCTGCCACGCCAGGATCTGGTCCAAACGGAGGTACAAAGATTCCCGTCAACTGGCAAATCAAGACCAGACCTACGGCTGCCGTGTCGACAGTTAGCGTGAAGAGCAAGCTGCCGGCTACCATGTCCTGTCCTCAGATCTGCAGCTGCGATCAGATCCCTGGCTCGGGTTTAAAGGTTAATTGCAACGACAGGAACGTGAGCAGCTTGGTGGATCTGAAGCCCAAGCCGTCCAACGTGCAGGAGCTGTTTCTGAGAGACAACAAGATACACACCATCAGGAAATCCCACTTTCTGGATTATCGGAAACTTAATTTGCTGGATCTGGGCAACAACAACATAGCCACCGTCGAGAACAACACCTTCAAGAATCTCTTTGATCTCCGATGGCTCTACATGGATAGCAACTACTTAGACACCCTCTCCCGGGAGAAATTCGCTGGGCTGCAAAACCTGGAGTATCTGAATGTAGAGTTTAATGGGATCCAGCTGATCATGCCTGGCACTTTCAATGCGATGCCCAAACTGAGGATCCTCATCCTCAACAACAACCTGTTGAGGTCTCTCCCAGTCGACGTGTTCGCCGGGGTCTCGCTTTCCAAGCTGAGCATACATAACAACTATTTCATGTACCTGCCGGTGGCGGGGGTGCTGGACCAGCTCACCTCCATCACGCAGATCGACCTGCATGGCAACCCGTGGGACTGTACTTGCCCCATCGTGCCTTTCAAACAATGGGCAGAGATGCTGCGCCCCAAGGTGATCATGAGCGACCTGAGGTGCGAGTCCCCAGAAGATTTCTTCAAGGAGGATTTCGAGTCTCTCTCCAACGACGTGATCTGCCCGCAGCTAAAAGTTTCGCCCACGTTAACTTCCACTAACAAAAACAGCACTGGGATGGCAGAGACAGGTACTCACTCCAACTCCTACCTGGAGACCAGCAGGGTCTCCATCTCGGTGCTGGTGCCAGGGCTCCTGCTGGTGTTTGTGACCTCTGCCTTCACGGTGGTCGGCATGCTGGTGTTCATCCTGAGGAACAGAAAGCGCTCCAAGAGGAGGGACGCCAACTCCTCCGCCTCCGAAATCAACTCCCTGCAGACGGTCTGCGACTCGTCCTACTGGCACAACGGGCCCTACAGCACCGACGGAGCCCACCGGGTTTACGACTGCGGCTCGCACTCCCTGTCAGACTGAGCCGGCGGACAGGGCGCGGGGGTCGCGGCCACTTCTCAGCCAGCGGCCGGGACCGGCGATCAGCCTCGCCCGCTCGTGGCACTGCTGCGCGCCCGGCAAGGGACGGCCCCAACTAAGCTACCTTTCGTGAGaaacaagacacacacacacgcacacacacacacacacacacaccagccccAGCAAACACTGCGCGGGGGGAGCCCGCGCAGCTCGGCGCAGCTCGGCGCACCCCGCGGCGCCTTTGGCGAGGCCGCCGCCTGCGCGCTGCCGAGGTCGGCGGGGGAGCAGCGAGAAGAGAGGATCAGGCTCCTTCGGCCCCGGTGGGGCCAGCGTGGCTCGTGGTTTGGTCGGGTTGTCGCTCTCTTTCGTCGTTTGGCTTTTTTCGCCCCCGCTCCCCGCGGAGCGAGCCCTCGCCGAGAGGCCGGGGTGAGGAGGGGGGCAGAGGAAAGGCCGGTGTCGGCCTCCTCTTGACAGCAGAGCAGGAGTGGAAAGTTGCACGAAGGCATGAATGTAATGTAAATAAATGACTCCGACTCCGAAAACAGACAGACAAacggaccaaaaaaaaaaaaaaagtgctgcatgGCTCGCATGGATACAACGCACCCCAGGGACGCTCCAGCCCCCGCCTGGAAGCAGCGTCTAGTTCACACCATCATCCCTCTTACCCGATAAGTCCCTTCGTATCAAACCTTCTATATACAAAATACagtataataataaaaagtgcCATTTCGCCATTTTTGTGTGATCAATAGGCAGTAGAGATCGTACTTTTACCGTGGGAAAAAATTGTAAAGGTTTTATTTAAGACATAATTGCATGAATATTCTCATTGgatcatttccttccttttttcttttacttttttttttttttttttggaggcgGGAATTACTTTGTTGGGAGAGATTTGCTTTGTTGCGGGTGGGTTTGGGGCTCTTGGCGGGGGCGGGGaggttggttttcttttctctctcttctttttcaatATGCATATTCAGTATTGCCTTTCCATCTGAATGTAAAAATTAGTACCCTTGATTTCTATTATGGTAACAGTgtaaacagtcaaaaaaaaaaaaatccgaggCAGTTAAGCATGACCAATTAATGTCACTCTAGTGCTTAGCCTGCAAAGTTTAATGGTAGAAAATTCTGTGCTGTTGTAAATCTTACTATAACTTGAGGAAATCAGAACTGAGAAAGTAAGCGAAACTTACTAATTCTATTCGAGGATTTTATAATGgcatattttttcagtattaaagtgaaaatgttttcaaCTCCGGGTCCTTACCATTTTTCCAGCACCAGCTCTTGCAAGTGGGTTATCTGGGTGTAGGGGACAGAGCTTCCTTTCAGTACTCCCTCTGTGTGTGTCTcgctcccttctctctctttctctcccctcctccctccctctctcattCATTCACACGCAGAGGCACAAACACCCTTCCCTCACCCCTTCGCCAATGTAAATATCACACAGAAgtttcctgcctcctcctcttcatctccctcggtttttcttttttctttctttctttttcttttttttttaatgcggcAGTGAATCCCTTTATTAATACAGTGAatctctccctgctgctgccgccgccgcctctgctGCGCACACTGCAGATATATTAGGGATGTTAGTGGGAATCTGATTTAATTGACTCTGCCTAGCTCTGTCTCATTAAGCCGGGGCGGATTTGAGAGGTCAGCACTTCAGGCCCATACGCAGCCGCCCGGACTGCCGGCGAGGCCAGCCTGCTGCGGGCGGCTGCTTCCTGCAGCTGCCAGGAGTGGAAAAGCTAATTAGCGAAAGGACTTTCCCATGCGTACTCTGGGTAGCTGCACCTTTTATTATCAACAGTTGAAAAAAGCACGGCGCAGTGCTGCTGTCCTACTGCAGGCAGCTCGCCTTTCACGCCTTTCCTGTACGGGAAAGTGCCCCTTAACTCAATAATACCTGCAAAGGCGAAAGCCCCTGCAAATCACTTGTAACTCATAGCTCGAGTCCCAGTGGGGATATGGAGAATTTCAGTCACGTTGCTTCTGGCTTTCTCCAGGCAGAGAATCCTTTTAAAGAGTAAAACACCATAAGGGACTTGCTAAACTTCAAATACTGATTCGGTTTGCTTTATAGAAAATGCCCACCTTTGGGATATGTGAAGAGAAAACAGGCATACATACAAGCATATTGCAATAAATACACTCTTGGAAACGAGGCAGAAGTCTAATCCCAGGTATTCATGAAGTATTAAACTGCTGAATAGATCATTCCTCCAGAATCCTTTATCACTGTGGAAAGGTCTGCAGTCTCCTAGAAAATACCTTGAAGTTTGATTGTGCAGCTCTGGTAACAGAATGTCCATCTTAATTACACAAATCATTCCTATTGCAAGGACTCTTCtttattttccagtgcttcttTGTGAGGCTGATTGTTCAGCCAGGACATTCTGTGTCAGACAAAGTGATGGCAGTAGAGTCACTAGTTTGCCATTCTGCTTCCCTCCTACCAgctggagaagaagaagaagaagaaaaaaatttacatGTGAGACAGTATTTCTGTCCTTAGGAGGCCATCAACTTTTAACTCAGGCATGGTCCAAAAAGCTCTTAAGAGTAAGGCAATGCACTGCTAGATTACCATCCAAGTCTTGCCGCCTTCTCCATGATACTGTAGGGAGAAAATTAAAGAACTGAGCACAGTGAGAGTACACTCAGTGCTACAACTCATCATTATGTTACAAGCTCTGTTACGGAAGATAAAGATATACTAAATTAAAGATATACTAAATTAAAGGTATCAAATCACTGGCTGAAGCCAAACATGCATGAATGTCAGAGCATATGACACATgtgcatatgattttttttcatcattaAGAAGTAATATAAGCTTGTGACTTTGGCCCTTCACTTTCCTTAAACAGCTAGCTCACTGGCACATTTAAAGACTATAGAAATGTCAATTCAACTAAAATATTGAAGGCGTTTTCAACACTCGGTTTCCAGTTAGGGAGTGGGGGGAAAtagcaacaacaataaaaaccctctctctttttctatgTCACTTTCTGATTTTAACACTCAGATAATTCTTTCTTCCATCTGTCAGACACTCACACTTAAGACACAATCTCTAACTCTCTGAGATTATATCATTACAGGCTTTGAATTATGATGTTTATCTTATTTATATGACTAACATTTTCAAGATCctttccttaaaacaaaacactcaaccaaagggaaaaataagacAAAGAAAAGGGGTGAATGAGAATGCATTGAAAGATAGTGAAGCATAAGATAAATGAAGtacaaatatattaaataaatatatttagctGTACCTCTTACTCActaaatgttttattcatttgaTAAAGCATAACTGTTACAATGATACTTCTAACACTGAAAACCTATATGTAATACCCATATTGTTACAATACATGGTTTTTTTTCTAAGTTTAGAAGAATGTCATAACTTCAGACATAGCATACATCATATTAAGTTACTTCTTATTGCTTCTTCCATTCATCATAGTAAAGAGATTTCTGTTGTttcagaaaggacagagaggaaagaaataggTATCTTGCTTAGTTACTTAGTTAAAAAAacgtgtttttttctttctgtgaaaccTTCAACTAAGAATAGCCTAGAATTTAAATTGTTGCCATAGAAATATATGCCTGTATGCATGGTAGCCTCTTGCATGCTATTTAAAAGAAGGCTGAATGGAATTCTAGTAGCAAGCTGATAATATGTTGAATTAATACCAATAGGTGATATATATCATTTTTAGCAGAAGTGTACTGGTGGAACTGCCCTGCACAGATGTGCATTTTTATATCGCTTTGTTAAATTTATTGGTTGTGGCAGGGTATTTTGTAACTTTAGTTCAGTTACATTGAAAACAGTGTTTCAGATCCCCTTGCAAACTAAGGTGATGCAAACTCTTTTGAGCTGGATCAGATTTTATCTGCGAGTGAAGAAAAGGCTTTGTCTGGTGTCTTTACTCAGTCAGAAGAGCCATTAACTTCAAAAGGTGAACATTTCACAGTTTCTTAAATTCTGCTTTCATGAAAGTTGCTGGCAAAACACATTAGAGGAAAGTTAGGGCAGCAAGAAGCTACAGaactcccctcctgccccacaagAACCCAAGCCAGCCTCCACTGCCTGTGAAAAGTTTTGTAATCTCCCAAATGTGAAAGTTTCCTCCCAAAGACAGGTAGCTTTTATGAAGGGGCAagctcctttttgtttttaaatgtttggtAGTGACTCGTTCAGTTGCAAAGCAAAGTAGGATTTTGTTTGAGAATTTAGTATGGTTGTTTATACTAGATTGTTCGTTCAGAGTTGGCTGGCCTACTTTTTTCTTCAAGTGTGATATACAGTGAGCATTCTTAAGTGATTATTAACTTCAGTGGATAGATCTTTTCTTATTTAGAGATGTtgctgtatgtatatatgtaaagtAGGACATTTTCTTTGGCTAAATTTTATTCCACCTCTTCATGCAGCACAAATTTGTTGTAATTCTTTGTGATTTATGGTGGAGAATTTTTCAGGCAATAGACAGGACTTATGAGTTGGCTGCTGCATAAGTACCTTCTTGGTAATGTTTGAGGACGAATCAGAAAGTGAGGAATTAGTGATTTATGTTGGCAAACATCAGTTGCCATAAGATCGCTCATATATTATGGCCATGACCAATGCAAATTGCAAGAATCTGTCTAATTGTCCCTACTTTTTCCTAGACAGAGGAATATTAACACTGGAGAAAATGTGGACTAAAAATGCTGGAAGTATTGTGTTCTATTACATTACATTTATTATAAATAAGTTTAGCAAATTAGGaatttattattatgtttttacTATGTCTTTACAAATACTTTGTTTACAGTGGCAGCTTAACAGGTTAACTTGTAATAGAAGATGGTATTTATCATAACTGAAAAATTCAGAAACCGCTATCATATTAGCTTATAGGTGCAGAAATGTGAATGGGATTCATCAGTATTACTGCTCCAAGGTTAATTATCTGATCAACTGACATATTGTCATGCTGAATGGCTTCATCTGCCAGATAAAATTTCTGAATCAATTTCTGTGTATACTTCTCAAAAATATTCTTCAGTTATGTGAGAGAGGCACAAAGTCAGCAGAAATCCCACTGAAGCAAATGGGAGTCTCTTGCATCAGATACTTGAAGGCTAAGACTGAAAATCTGTGGTACAGGAAAGTATGGCCAGAAATAGCCCATTTCATAAGACACTGAGTTGACTAAGGGAAAAAGACTGCTTCAAGCACCATTGCTTTAGTGGAACTGGTGGAACAAAGTACTCTAGCATTTGCCTCATTGAAATATTGCTAGTATCTGAACTCCttctccaggtttctcccttcccACTTGGTAGTGAGGACTGATCCTCCTCAGATAGTCTCCAACTAAGTCAGTGAAACAAATCCTCTGAGTTGTCAATGACTTTTATTGATGCCATGAGTATCCAGACAGATGCCTTATGCTTTGGTCTCAAAGCAGATATGTCTAAGTAAGGGTTGTCATGCTTGGTTTGTGTTACTTTATCATTTCTGAACCAATTGCAACTCTCTTGTGAGTGGAGAGTTTTACAAATGAGGTGTGCTAAAAAGCTGACTTCacggaaaagaagaaaaagatagtAGTTCTTTTTTCTACAAATAAAAGTTCAGGTAGTAAAAGCGGGCTGGGAACTCACAATGAATGTTTTGGAGACCAATGGAAAATGTAGCGCAGATGAGCTATGAAGAAATTTGGAAGCACCATAGTCCAGTGGAAAAATTTAGGGGATGTGACTGATTTCCTGGATAACTACATAACCTAAAGTGTAGGTGGGATTTGACTCACCTAACTTGATGGACTTGATTCAGATGCCTACACACAAGCAAATAAACCCATCAGAGGCATCCTAGCATATCTGAGATGTCTGCATGAGGCTTGTAGATACGATAGAAGGCCTAGTGCATACTAATATATTTCTGGAGTGGCGGCTGGAGGCTAGGTTGGGAACATTAAAGCATATCAAATAGCAGTAGAAACACGTGTAAACAGCTGAACTGAGCCTCTCCACTGAGAAGCCAGTGGCTTCATTCGGTTACTCCCATCCAGTGCCATTTGAGTAACCTTGGTATCTCACTGTGTAACCTGCACAGTGCTAACATGAAGGATTCAAAGCTTATATGAGATCTGTTCAGCTGGTAGCAGGCAAAATACTCCAAGACCACAAATGGCAGAGGAACTGGACACTGAATGTGGCTCAGTTATATATACCTGCACAGTAGATAATTAAATACAGGTGAGAACTAAATCAACCCCCTGAAATTATACAAAATGAACCATATCAGAGATATTAGTTGAGACATGACAATTAATTTTTGAAGGGTGATGATTTTAGAGGATATCAATTGGTCAGATGTATCCCACAGATGAtatatgtttttccttctgttttccttacTGGGGTTCATGTTTGTCTTTTCAAATTGCTAGCTCTTTGACTTGGAGATTGTATCCTAATGGTTGCTTTTGTCTGGGACTCCTATTTCAGCCAGTGCCTTCAGAAATTGCTATAGTACATAATAACTATAATAGAAACATCATAAAGTAATAGAAGGCtcaggaaacaaaaatgtaaCAACAGAATCCTGACAGTTATTACTACTACCATAATAGTAAATAACTGGTTCTTGGGTCAAGTTTGAAATATAAATGAGGAATACAATACTGAATGGTTATAGTCATTGTTGAGGTCATTAAGAGGATCATAATGAGAGATAAAGTCTAGCAATGGATGAGAAAATACATTGGaaagtgtttcagaaaaaaaatgtttcatgaaaaGAAAGTGCCAAATTGTAAGTGTTTTTCCACAGGAGGattgaaaagggaaaaatataatttaattatgGACACACAGTAACAAGCTATTCGCATGAGACAGATATCTTAAAGAGAAGACAGATGGTAGGAAAGATTTAAGTGCAGGATGTAGTCTATGTGGCTAGACCCCAGAGACTATTAGTCATACTGTAAGTGGATGTATCAAGTTGCCCAGGATAAATATGGCATGACAAAGTTGGCAATGTTGTGTATCGGGCACTCTGCAAGCAATATGGACTCTTAGAGAGAACTGTCAGTGCTTAAGTTGTATACAAGTGTAGAgaataaaagcataaaagcaaCATAGGATTTTCTTAATAGTTACAGTTCAGGAAGCAAATGATTCAAAATTAATTAATGTGGTTATAAAAGTTATTTTGTCAGGTGTCTTCATcatggaattttctttttcatttgatgaGACTATTTTAGCTAAATTGGCAAGAAAATATTGCTTAACACAATCAGTTAAAACAAACTCTGCACTACTCAAAATATAAGCATCACACTAATTCTCTGTTATGTAGTGAAGATCATGGTAGTTGAAAAGTGTGCCCATGAATGAAAAGATGATCCTTTCTTGGTGACATTCTTCAAAAAGATAGGTCAATGGTTATCTCTAAAACACTGAAATGGTaaaattttgtgtttgtttgtttccttttctttgctgcatTTTGACTGTTGCATTAATCTCACTCACATCCGTATTAGAGATACTTTCTGCTACAGCATGGATGGTGGAAGGGAATAATATTAATAATCATAATAACACTTCAGATTTCagacttctctgctttctttctttccatagtATACTAAGATGCATATATCCTGTAAGGTGAAAAACACATCCAAacctatttccccccccccccccccttttttttttgccttgtcttTTTCGGGTTTTAATTTAGATATAGATACTTTTGAATGCAAGCAAGAAGATAATGTAGAAACATAGGACGACAGAGTAAAAGTGAACAAGAGGAATGCACTAAATATGGGTGCTAACCCCTGCAGATTTGCTGCAATTATCTAAGAAGAATTGTGGGTCcaggcagcagtgaggaggaacCGGCATTAACTAGAGATGCCCAGGGGAACAGGGGGCAGTTAGGTGGTCAAAAATTCTTTCTATGACCTTTATGAAAGACAATTTTAATGAACTAATTTTTATTATAACACGATATTCCTTAGATACTAAATAAATGATAAGGTATATTTAAGATAATGATTAGATTTGTTGATTTTGGACTTTTAACAAGGCAACATGGAAATGAAGCTGTAAATGAAGTGGTTCTTACTACACAGTCATAAATTACTAGTCTGTCCAAATTTATCAGCTCAGTTGCAGGCATGTTTATTAAATTAGGCCCATTTGTGTTTTGCACAAATTCATAGTATTCATAGATTTTTTGCAATATGAATAATAAATGTAAGGATTCTGAGCCACATTTTGCATTATACTTGAGCATGCCCGTTATCCTACATGGATCAAATTGAGAATGAAATCCATGTGAAGAAAAGATTTTGTTAGCAAAGTTTAAAAACAGgttgcacattttaaaagatcAGTCCTAGCTGTGAGTGTTACATCATTAATAGAGTATTGGTCAGATAATATTGCAACATGGTTAATTTACATGAATTTTATCAGTGTAGTTGGGTATTTGGAAGCAATAAGCTTCTCATTATGAAGCAACAAGCTTATGATAAAGACATTTAGTAAAGACTGTTCAATGGGAGATACTTGTTATAGCAGAGTTGATAGTACTGGTATTAATGGAGCCTCAGTCATACCTAGCATGATATAGAAAGCTAACGGAAAATATCCACGTATATATTTCATcagaacatatatattttttggaCTAAATCTAAAACAgatatgtatagatatatatctGCAGTAGTCTCTTGGTTAGCAAAATTTTTCAAATGTCAGAGTTTATTACTTAGGTTAAAAAAATCTTATAGAGAGAAGAAAGTCAGCTGCAAATTCCTGCTTTGTATCTTGATTTCTTATGTGGGACTAAATTATCAAACAAGaatggaggaaagagaaaacagaaatcatgATCTTGCATGATGTAGCTCCTTTTGCAATGGGCTAAGAGCCCCATATCCCTTTGGTTTGAATAGAATCTTCTATTCTGCTAAAAAAATGAAGCTAGAACTTGAGTGAACTCGAGCACTGGACCCATAATCCATAATGGATTATCCAGAATGGATAATCTCTACTGAAAAAATTTAGATTATTTCCTAGTTCTTTTTTGTACTTCTCCACTAGCTCTGCCCAAGACAAAATTGATAAAGAAGGGACTAGCTCTAGGCAGTATGAACATGAGCCAGTATGTACTTCTTGGCCTCTAAGTCTGAGATATAATCCTACTTCTTGTTCATTCAGAAATCTAATTATGCACAGCGTACCTCCTGCAGGCTAAGCATTTGTCCCAGAGAATCATTAATGGGTTTAAAAGTtgtactcccccccccccccccttcctgctTGCTAGGGTCTGATGACATAGTTCTTTCTCAGGATCCCTGGTGAGTGTGTGTAACTGCCTCTGGTGTCCCTGCCTTTGGCTTTGACTGACATTGCCTGGCTGGACAAGTAGCCAAGAAtatgacaataaaaaaaatatttaattcaaaaCATAGTAAAAATATGAGTGAATGTGAGCTAATATTTTATAACAAAACTACTAGAAGAGGTTAGTAGATTTAGCTCAAATGACTATGGTTATGCACAACGGCATTAGAATATAATCCCATCCTCTTTGAACTCGGGGTAGACAAATGGGCCTTTATTCCGAAAGAAGCTTTAACATTGTTTGGGTTGCCCACATATGGATGCTTGGTAGTCTTTAAGACATCCTACAGTACCTGAGAAAACTGCATaggcttaaaatattttctctgatgGGCTGGCAGCTGAAGTCCAGGCATGACACTTTAGTATATCTTAAATGTTATAAATTATTGTGTTTAGCTATATTAAGTGTTCCCTGACTGAAATGTAGTGGCTGTATTGTGAGCATATGAAGTTGGGTATCTCAGTCTGTGACTGAACTGTAGCTCCTAGGGTTGAAGCGAGCTAAATCTCAGCTAAGCTGTTTAATTTTTATGCGGCTAGTTAGGTGTGATGAATCTCATGCTTATGAATAACTTCCTCAAGGTGTaacttattattaaaaataagaatatatgCATATAAGAAGGCAGTCAAAGAGTATTCTTGGAATATTCAGGGTCTTTTTTATGTCAAATCacagtttattaaaaagaaaacaaaaatattacaggTGCAATTGGTGATCCTTGTTGTAACATTACGATATAGACTGGGGTACATATTAACTCATTACTGATGGTGCTGACAGAAGGTAATTTTTAcattatattaatatttaatgctACACTACTTCATACAGGAAAGTAGGataatatttcagtaaa from Dromaius novaehollandiae isolate bDroNov1 chromosome 1, bDroNov1.hap1, whole genome shotgun sequence encodes the following:
- the SLITRK1 gene encoding SLIT and NTRK-like protein 1 — protein: MLLWILLLETSLCFAAGNVTGDVCKEKICACNEVEGDLHVDCEKKGFTTLQHFTAPTSQFYHLFLHGNSLTRLFPNEFANFYNAVSLHMENNGLHEIVPGAFLGLQLVKRLHINNNKIKSFRKQTFLGLDDLEYLQADFNLLRDIDPGAFRDLNKLEVLILNDNLISTLPPNVFQYVPITHLDLRGNRLKTLPYEEVLEQIPGIAEILLEDNPWDCTCDLLSLKEWLENIPKNALIGRVICEAPTRLQGKDLNETTEQELCKKSRVDSSLAAPPAEEETCDPGPIPTPFKIHGKEDPATPGSGPNGGTKIPVNWQIKTRPTAAVSTVSVKSKLPATMSCPQICSCDQIPGSGLKVNCNDRNVSSLVDLKPKPSNVQELFLRDNKIHTIRKSHFLDYRKLNLLDLGNNNIATVENNTFKNLFDLRWLYMDSNYLDTLSREKFAGLQNLEYLNVEFNGIQLIMPGTFNAMPKLRILILNNNLLRSLPVDVFAGVSLSKLSIHNNYFMYLPVAGVLDQLTSITQIDLHGNPWDCTCPIVPFKQWAEMLRPKVIMSDLRCESPEDFFKEDFESLSNDVICPQLKVSPTLTSTNKNSTGMAETGTHSNSYLETSRVSISVLVPGLLLVFVTSAFTVVGMLVFILRNRKRSKRRDANSSASEINSLQTVCDSSYWHNGPYSTDGAHRVYDCGSHSLSD